A single region of the Salarchaeum japonicum genome encodes:
- a CDS encoding HVO_0758 family zinc finger protein encodes MKSVRKGLRAGELEKDTYDRLVCAECGENLKTENDPDEVGSVRVCPECGKRWQQI; translated from the coding sequence ATGAAATCAGTCAGGAAGGGCCTCCGGGCGGGCGAACTGGAGAAGGACACCTACGACCGACTGGTGTGCGCGGAGTGCGGGGAGAACCTCAAGACGGAGAACGACCCGGACGAGGTCGGGAGCGTTCGCGTGTGTCCCGAGTGCGGGAAGCGCTGGCAGCAGATATAG
- a CDS encoding SDR family oxidoreductase: MRVAILGCGYVGLELGRQLAAAGHDPVGVRRSDAGLSAIADAGFDGVRADVTDPESLEVVPDADAVVFIASSGGRDADAAREVYVEGLRTAIDHFGGRENPPERFVYTSSTGVYGDHGGDWVDEDTPLEPTTEKTEVLAEAERLARERTADHGIDGSVVRFAGLYGPDRYRLERYLEGPVTEGYLNMIHRDDAAGVVRFALTEDAPEVLLAVDDEPVSKHAFADWLADEAGVPRPPKRTKEERLREGDLSEAAERRVLTSKRCSNARLHRLGYEFAYPTFREGYRAALDAY; this comes from the coding sequence ATGCGGGTCGCCATCCTGGGCTGTGGGTACGTCGGGCTCGAACTCGGCCGCCAGCTCGCCGCCGCCGGCCACGACCCCGTCGGCGTCCGGCGGTCGGACGCCGGATTGTCGGCCATCGCGGACGCGGGGTTCGACGGCGTGCGCGCGGACGTGACCGACCCCGAGAGCCTCGAAGTCGTGCCGGACGCGGACGCCGTCGTGTTCATCGCGTCCTCGGGCGGCCGGGACGCCGACGCCGCCCGCGAGGTGTACGTCGAGGGCCTCCGAACCGCTATCGACCACTTCGGCGGGCGCGAGAACCCACCAGAGAGATTCGTGTACACGTCGAGCACGGGCGTGTACGGCGACCACGGCGGCGACTGGGTTGACGAGGACACGCCGCTCGAACCCACCACGGAGAAGACCGAGGTGCTCGCCGAGGCCGAGCGCCTCGCGCGCGAGCGCACCGCCGACCACGGCATCGACGGGTCGGTCGTCCGGTTCGCCGGCCTCTACGGCCCCGACCGCTACCGCCTGGAGCGCTACCTGGAGGGCCCGGTCACGGAGGGCTACCTGAACATGATTCACCGGGACGACGCCGCCGGAGTCGTGCGGTTCGCGCTCACCGAGGACGCGCCCGAGGTTCTGTTGGCGGTGGACGACGAACCCGTCTCGAAGCACGCGTTCGCGGACTGGCTCGCGGACGAGGCCGGCGTCCCTCGTCCGCCGAAACGCACGAAGGAGGAACGCCTGCGGGAGGGCGACCTCTCTGAGGCCGCGGAACGCCGGGTTCTGACGAGCAAGCGCTGTTCGAACGCGCGCCTGCATCGGCTCGGCTACGAGTTCGCGTACCCCACGTTCCGCGAGGGCTACCGCGCCGCCCTCGACGCGTACTGA
- a CDS encoding DUF5791 family protein: MLTDTISEPESVSADEVFAEYEAALLAVIEAEGADAVADATGLSPDRVADIEAGEGDPVTTAEAADLLALTEDWPDAETVRLELQDHVMLQMSSAVVDVDSLADGIESALDPKEVQQKVEGRQPMTLREYAEIHHYLAVENPW; encoded by the coding sequence ATGTTGACCGACACCATCTCCGAACCCGAGTCCGTCTCCGCGGACGAGGTGTTCGCGGAGTACGAGGCCGCCCTGCTCGCCGTCATCGAGGCCGAGGGCGCGGACGCCGTCGCCGACGCGACCGGGCTCTCCCCCGACCGCGTCGCCGACATCGAAGCCGGCGAGGGCGACCCCGTGACGACCGCGGAGGCGGCGGACTTGCTCGCGCTCACGGAGGACTGGCCGGACGCCGAAACCGTCCGCCTCGAACTCCAAGACCACGTGATGCTCCAGATGAGCTCGGCGGTCGTGGACGTGGACTCGCTCGCGGACGGCATCGAGTCCGCGCTCGACCCGAAGGAGGTCCAGCAGAAGGTGGAGGGCCGCCAGCCGATGACGCTCCGCGAGTACGCCGAGATTCATCACTACCTCGCGGTCGAGAACCCCTGGTGA
- a CDS encoding DUF7286 family protein, giving the protein MDDRGRVPFALVGVVLLVTATALGATLATRDTPAETNAADRAADRALTGARVALERATIEASAAAAANPVVAPADTPYGRVLRDDSAFRDALALRVYAAARAAFDDLDASHGAASARVSLDPLDTPRDARRAIRAVEFDELLPNRVRVTVRNATLAVTDHGESVGVRERAVSVVVDTPVLALHDRMASFAARLDRGVLRGYGLAREATLRLAPYTAARGLAQYAGAPIANVLANRHVEVAANDGLLAVQRATFGRASNASSDAVGRAYALTGVTDALAVTRASARERATRILDAVNVTPARPPPDPAASSSLTPAAAADTALLDALDGGLADALADAYRLDARRLVRVTRTDRRLDAATPPANWTRLATDTTTETTVASAPAASPGSFDVPGGFRALDSVSRRVTVTRTTRSSWTNGSAVRTLTDVERSAYRVSVALAARPAALDGVPTRPVDALSQRATDAVRRSLLPGGADALAARAATDDAGTRSATVRVSPPAALVERAARSLGRTRDRVANTSTTTRVSGAGVLASSPVAALADTLAADRDRLVAAPARYGSLAERALTAARARYLDSTLAAVRERADDAAGVRGALRDTVSRLGGWIPTGATTRETPETVVSDVDASPRYLSLVDAEALAARNVNVFTLPYGDAADAVADAAFDGGARAVRLATAADLLAVAGARTPDLGAAVRAETARVRERFAAALADRTGLDSDSAERVVSNAAARWRTDAARARAATNGSLAAAVVADSGSRGTERVALAAALRAESRALSRDGGGVDEDVVRAARERVRGELTDALGRASTERARRALGGRLAALPAGLPVVPLPGFWYATVNAWTVSVRGGYDRVAISGGALPPGFDAGAYEYVRENAAVSLDVDGDGRPDPLGRNTRVAFAFDTVVVAAVPPGPRGVGDTDGNADERSPGW; this is encoded by the coding sequence ATGGACGACCGCGGCCGCGTCCCGTTCGCGCTCGTCGGCGTCGTCCTCCTCGTCACCGCGACCGCCCTCGGCGCGACCCTCGCCACCCGCGACACGCCCGCGGAGACGAACGCCGCCGACCGGGCCGCAGACCGCGCACTCACTGGCGCGCGCGTCGCCCTCGAACGCGCGACCATCGAGGCGAGCGCCGCCGCGGCCGCCAACCCCGTCGTCGCGCCCGCCGACACGCCCTACGGGCGCGTCCTCCGCGACGACTCCGCCTTCCGGGACGCGCTCGCGCTCCGCGTCTACGCCGCCGCCCGCGCGGCGTTCGACGACCTCGACGCCAGCCACGGTGCCGCGTCCGCCCGCGTGTCGCTCGACCCGCTCGACACACCCCGGGACGCGCGCCGCGCGATTCGCGCGGTCGAATTCGACGAACTCCTCCCGAACCGGGTTCGGGTGACCGTCCGGAACGCGACGCTCGCCGTCACCGACCACGGCGAGTCGGTCGGCGTCCGCGAGCGCGCCGTCTCGGTCGTCGTGGACACGCCCGTACTCGCGCTCCACGACCGAATGGCGTCGTTCGCCGCGCGACTCGACCGCGGCGTCCTTCGCGGCTACGGGCTCGCCCGCGAGGCGACCCTGCGGCTCGCGCCCTACACCGCCGCGCGCGGTCTCGCGCAGTACGCCGGCGCGCCCATCGCGAACGTCCTCGCGAACCGCCACGTCGAGGTCGCGGCGAACGACGGCCTGCTCGCCGTCCAGCGCGCGACGTTCGGCCGCGCGTCGAACGCATCGAGCGACGCCGTTGGTCGGGCGTACGCGCTCACCGGCGTCACCGACGCGCTCGCCGTCACCCGCGCGAGCGCCAGGGAGCGCGCGACCCGCATCCTTGACGCGGTGAACGTCACGCCCGCCCGCCCGCCGCCCGACCCGGCCGCGTCGTCGTCGCTCACGCCCGCCGCGGCCGCCGACACCGCCCTCCTCGACGCGCTCGACGGCGGCCTCGCCGACGCGCTCGCGGACGCCTACCGGCTCGACGCCCGCCGTCTCGTCCGCGTGACGCGAACCGACCGCCGCCTCGACGCCGCTACTCCACCCGCGAACTGGACGCGGCTCGCGACCGACACCACCACCGAGACGACCGTCGCGTCCGCTCCGGCCGCGTCCCCCGGGTCGTTCGACGTTCCCGGCGGGTTCCGCGCGCTCGATTCGGTCAGCCGGCGCGTGACGGTGACCAGGACGACCCGTTCCTCGTGGACGAACGGCTCTGCGGTTCGCACGCTCACCGACGTCGAGCGGTCGGCGTACCGCGTCTCGGTCGCGCTCGCCGCCCGACCCGCGGCGCTCGACGGGGTTCCGACCCGTCCCGTGGACGCCCTTAGCCAGCGGGCGACCGATGCGGTTCGACGCTCGCTCCTCCCGGGCGGCGCGGACGCGCTCGCCGCCCGCGCCGCCACGGACGACGCCGGCACGCGCTCCGCGACTGTCCGAGTGTCTCCGCCCGCGGCGCTCGTCGAGCGCGCGGCGCGGTCGCTCGGACGCACCCGTGACCGGGTGGCGAACACCTCGACGACGACCCGGGTGAGCGGCGCGGGCGTCCTCGCGTCGTCGCCGGTCGCGGCGCTCGCGGACACGCTCGCCGCCGACCGCGACCGTCTGGTCGCCGCGCCCGCCCGCTACGGCTCGCTCGCGGAGCGCGCGCTCACCGCCGCTCGCGCCCGCTACCTCGATTCGACCCTCGCCGCTGTTCGGGAGCGCGCCGACGACGCGGCCGGCGTTCGGGGCGCGCTCCGCGACACGGTCTCCCGGCTCGGCGGCTGGATTCCCACTGGCGCGACGACCCGCGAGACCCCCGAAACCGTGGTCTCCGACGTGGATGCGTCCCCGCGCTACCTCTCGCTGGTGGACGCCGAGGCCCTCGCGGCGCGGAACGTGAACGTGTTCACGCTCCCTTACGGCGACGCCGCCGACGCCGTCGCGGACGCGGCGTTCGACGGCGGTGCGCGCGCGGTTCGACTGGCGACGGCTGCCGACCTCCTCGCCGTCGCGGGCGCACGAACCCCCGACCTCGGGGCCGCCGTGCGCGCCGAGACCGCGCGCGTCCGCGAGCGGTTCGCGGCCGCGCTCGCCGACCGAACCGGTCTCGACTCGGACTCGGCGGAACGCGTGGTTTCGAACGCGGCGGCGCGCTGGCGGACGGACGCGGCGCGGGCGCGGGCGGCGACGAACGGGTCGCTCGCCGCGGCCGTCGTCGCGGATTCGGGGTCGCGTGGAACGGAGCGCGTGGCGCTCGCCGCGGCGCTCCGCGCGGAGTCCCGCGCGCTCTCCCGGGACGGGGGCGGCGTGGACGAGGACGTGGTTCGGGCGGCGCGCGAGCGGGTTCGGGGCGAACTCACCGACGCGCTCGGACGCGCGTCCACGGAACGCGCCCGCCGGGCGCTCGGCGGACGCCTCGCCGCGCTCCCCGCCGGCCTCCCGGTCGTCCCCCTGCCCGGGTTCTGGTACGCCACGGTGAACGCGTGGACGGTCTCCGTCCGCGGCGGCTACGACCGCGTCGCGATTTCGGGCGGCGCGCTCCCGCCCGGATTCGACGCCGGCGCGTACGAGTACGTCCGCGAGAACGCCGCGGTCTCCCTCGACGTGGACGGCGACGGCCGCCCCGACCCGCTCGGCCGGAACACCCGGGTCGCGTTCGCGTTCGACACGGTGGTCGTCGCGGCCGTCCCGCCCGGCCCGCGCGGCGTCGGCGACACCGACGGGAACGCGGACGAGCGCTCGCCCGGCTGGTAA
- a CDS encoding DUF7262 family protein, with the protein MSARGVSTAIDTVLAVSLVAAAVTALFVLTPAPQPSPPDAGHALDALAVTTATANATSGPVRATVAVHLAAAAPRPDSSYARAVAAVVRDRIDALPGRSSVLVRADGRALRVGASPPRDADTTAAVLRVGDASIVLRRWWA; encoded by the coding sequence GTGAGCGCGCGCGGCGTCAGCACCGCCATCGACACCGTGCTCGCCGTCTCCCTCGTCGCCGCGGCCGTCACCGCGCTGTTCGTCTTGACGCCCGCGCCGCAGCCGTCGCCGCCGGACGCCGGTCACGCGCTCGACGCGCTCGCGGTCACCACCGCCACCGCGAACGCCACGTCCGGGCCGGTTCGCGCCACCGTCGCCGTCCACCTCGCCGCGGCCGCGCCCCGCCCGGACTCGTCCTACGCGCGGGCCGTCGCCGCCGTCGTGCGCGACCGCATCGACGCGCTTCCCGGCCGGTCGAGCGTGCTCGTCCGCGCGGACGGCCGAGCGCTCCGCGTCGGCGCGTCGCCGCCGCGGGACGCGGACACGACCGCCGCCGTCCTCCGGGTCGGGGACGCCTCGATAGTGCTCCGGCGGTGGTGGGCGTGA
- a CDS encoding DUF7285 family protein, giving the protein MSSSSGRAQAEPLVALVCVAVLCAALAGYATAYDRSLPTADRDLAPPVLAAATDTLLVRGVARPDRLDDARLDIARSVTVTLTTGDRTWTTGPNPPAEADAASRPVAVRVAPGDVRFGRLRVVVW; this is encoded by the coding sequence ATGTCGTCCTCGTCGGGTAGGGCGCAGGCGGAACCGCTCGTCGCGCTCGTCTGCGTCGCCGTCCTCTGCGCGGCGCTCGCCGGCTACGCGACCGCGTACGACCGCAGCCTCCCGACCGCCGACCGCGACCTCGCCCCGCCCGTCCTCGCCGCCGCGACCGACACACTCCTGGTTCGCGGTGTCGCCCGGCCCGACCGACTCGACGACGCCCGGCTCGACATCGCGCGCTCGGTGACCGTCACGCTCACGACGGGCGACCGGACGTGGACGACCGGCCCGAACCCGCCCGCGGAGGCGGACGCCGCGAGCCGGCCCGTCGCGGTTCGCGTCGCGCCCGGCGACGTGCGGTTCGGCCGCCTCCGGGTGGTCGTGTGGTGA
- a CDS encoding DUF7283 family protein: MFDAADALATWVGLTLAGAALVAAALAIPAAPPPDATAVAATIDRVAASDYDADEAVHLDADSVRVTPRSIGLRGSGGRASAALVARVVPVPPDGPLAAVLAGRDPALVFDTSVAFVRAAAAARAQPPVWRAAETLRVRHLAWRGTDVVLVG; this comes from the coding sequence GTGTTCGACGCCGCAGACGCGCTCGCGACCTGGGTCGGTCTCACGCTCGCTGGGGCCGCCTTGGTCGCCGCCGCGCTCGCCATCCCCGCCGCACCGCCGCCCGACGCCACCGCCGTCGCCGCGACCATCGACCGGGTCGCCGCGAGCGACTACGACGCGGATGAGGCGGTGCACCTCGACGCCGACAGCGTCCGCGTCACTCCTCGAAGCATCGGCCTGCGCGGATCCGGCGGCAGGGCGTCCGCCGCGCTCGTCGCGCGCGTCGTGCCGGTTCCGCCGGACGGCCCGCTCGCCGCCGTGCTCGCCGGCCGCGACCCCGCGCTCGTCTTCGACACCAGTGTCGCGTTCGTCCGCGCCGCGGCCGCCGCCCGCGCCCAGCCACCCGTCTGGCGGGCCGCCGAAACGCTCCGCGTTCGCCACCTCGCGTGGCGGGGGACAGATGTCGTCCTCGTCGGGTAG
- a CDS encoding type II secretion system protein, which produces MTLLDRLARVAPVSAGGDPDLDRALALLDRPEDAETVRTAALALPVLAAGPALVLATVASLMLGLAVLACGSLAAAGILALPALAADARRSRALGDGPDLVCRAVLAGALEPTPEHTAAFAADAPGALAARLAGHVRYALGAPTTAWTRFRRAWRDHDPELARAVALVEAATNAPDAERARLLDRALAVSLDAVAARVTDYASTLSTLVTGVYAAGVVLPLALVGLLPVAPVSGLSVPLVGLAVVYDLVLPLALAAAIAVVLARRPAAFPAVPIPRDHPALAGRARPALVWAAAAAACALAVFAVLAPWALPFAPVAGLGAGLVRWTRPVLGVREDVAALERGLPDALVVVGQHVRRGRPPEGALAAAAAELDGTVSTVFADASRLQRTLTVDTRTAFLGRYGALRDLPSARARSTVAVLGDAAAAGPPGGRVLVSLADHLDRLVRVERDTAADLAAVTNALDTTGRWVAPCVAGVTVALARTLRPLGDGALPYSPDALALVVGGYVAALAVLLPAFASVVRHGADRARAVHAAGSALAVAAVVYPVVATLAALVTSV; this is translated from the coding sequence ATGACGCTCCTCGACCGCCTCGCTCGCGTCGCGCCCGTGTCCGCGGGCGGCGACCCCGACCTCGACCGCGCGCTCGCGCTCCTCGACCGGCCCGAGGACGCCGAAACCGTCCGAACCGCCGCCCTCGCGCTCCCGGTGCTCGCCGCCGGCCCGGCGCTCGTCCTCGCCACCGTCGCGTCCCTCATGCTCGGTCTCGCCGTGCTCGCGTGCGGGTCGCTCGCCGCCGCGGGCATCCTCGCGCTCCCCGCGCTCGCCGCGGACGCCCGGCGGTCGCGCGCGCTCGGCGACGGCCCCGACCTCGTCTGCCGCGCCGTCCTCGCGGGAGCGCTCGAACCCACGCCCGAACACACCGCCGCGTTCGCCGCCGACGCACCCGGCGCGCTCGCCGCCCGACTCGCCGGCCACGTCCGGTACGCGCTCGGCGCGCCGACCACCGCGTGGACGCGCTTCCGGCGCGCGTGGCGCGACCACGACCCCGAACTCGCGCGCGCCGTCGCGCTCGTCGAAGCCGCCACCAACGCCCCCGACGCCGAACGCGCCCGCCTCCTCGACCGCGCGCTCGCCGTCTCTCTCGACGCCGTCGCCGCCCGCGTCACCGACTACGCGAGCACGCTCTCGACGCTCGTCACGGGCGTCTACGCCGCCGGAGTCGTCCTCCCGCTCGCTCTCGTCGGCCTGCTCCCCGTCGCCCCCGTCTCCGGGCTCTCCGTCCCGCTCGTCGGCCTGGCCGTCGTCTACGACCTCGTGCTCCCGCTCGCGCTCGCGGCCGCCATCGCCGTCGTGCTCGCGCGCCGCCCCGCCGCCTTCCCCGCCGTCCCGATACCCCGCGACCACCCCGCGCTCGCGGGCCGCGCCCGCCCAGCCCTCGTCTGGGCCGCCGCCGCGGCCGCCTGCGCGCTCGCCGTCTTCGCCGTCCTCGCGCCGTGGGCGCTCCCGTTCGCGCCCGTCGCCGGCCTCGGCGCGGGCCTCGTCCGCTGGACGCGCCCCGTTCTCGGCGTCCGCGAGGACGTCGCGGCGCTCGAACGCGGCCTCCCCGACGCGCTCGTCGTCGTCGGCCAGCACGTCCGCCGCGGCCGACCCCCGGAGGGCGCGCTCGCCGCCGCGGCCGCCGAACTCGACGGAACCGTCTCGACCGTCTTCGCGGACGCGAGCCGCCTCCAGCGCACGCTCACCGTCGATACGCGAACAGCGTTTCTCGGGCGGTACGGCGCGCTCCGCGACCTCCCCAGCGCCCGCGCGCGCTCGACCGTCGCCGTGCTCGGGGACGCCGCCGCGGCCGGCCCACCCGGTGGCCGCGTCCTCGTCTCGCTCGCCGACCACCTCGACCGCCTCGTCCGCGTCGAACGCGACACCGCCGCCGACCTCGCCGCCGTCACGAACGCGCTCGACACGACCGGTCGCTGGGTCGCGCCCTGCGTCGCCGGCGTCACCGTCGCGCTCGCCCGCACGCTCCGCCCGCTCGGGGACGGTGCGCTCCCCTACTCGCCGGACGCGCTCGCGCTCGTCGTCGGCGGGTACGTCGCCGCGCTCGCCGTCCTCCTCCCCGCGTTCGCGTCCGTCGTCCGACACGGTGCCGACCGCGCCCGCGCCGTTCACGCCGCCGGCTCCGCACTCGCCGTCGCGGCGGTCGTGTACCCCGTCGTCGCGACCCTCGCCGCGCTCGTCACGAGCGTTTAA
- a CDS encoding type II/IV secretion system ATPase subunit gives MRRLRALLGGDTDDGCRCRPAFERDTLVLDATDCDGDLATAPACRETAVRALCDRDADAVVVRGVGRDRRYDDATAALLVAAGRFVPRVRDRDARLAALAGTDPLAAAREATGRAGPVADTAAETGLAVAADGVDGYDAVRAFVGPRIAHARIDPDPPADAALVDSRDLPGGATARRYDTPDGRTYHVEPPESGFGEDAYRALDRAHELLADGVVTGDRAATRAADRATGPAAEPARHVAAVLEKHTRGYGVLDDLFADDRVTDVYASAPAAATRLRVVLDGDLLPTNVRLTSRGVDALASRVRAASGRPFSPANPTLDAVLSDVGAADRVRVAAVSEPVADGVGFAFRAHGDRRFTLPRLVETGTLTPDAAAVLSVAVERGAAVLVAGARAAGKTTFLGALLWELPADARTVVIEDAPELPVPGLQSAGRDVQALRATADGDGAAVSTADALRTALRLGEGALAVGEVRGAEAGVLYEAMRTGAGASAVLGTIHGDGGDSVRERVVSDLGVPLNSFAATDLVVTLADTAAGKQIVAVEEFDDGFHALFERTPDGLVSTGRTDRGESSLVASLAAHDETYADVRADIDARTARFR, from the coding sequence ATGCGACGACTCCGCGCGCTCCTCGGCGGCGACACCGACGACGGGTGTCGCTGCCGGCCCGCCTTCGAACGCGACACGCTCGTCCTCGACGCGACGGACTGCGACGGCGACCTCGCCACCGCTCCGGCGTGCCGCGAGACCGCGGTTCGAGCGCTCTGCGACCGGGACGCCGACGCCGTGGTCGTCCGCGGCGTCGGTCGCGACCGCCGATACGACGACGCCACCGCCGCCCTCCTCGTCGCCGCCGGCCGGTTCGTCCCCCGCGTCCGCGACCGGGACGCCCGCCTCGCCGCGCTCGCCGGCACCGACCCGCTCGCCGCCGCCCGCGAAGCCACCGGCCGCGCCGGCCCCGTCGCCGACACCGCCGCCGAAACCGGACTCGCCGTCGCCGCCGACGGCGTAGACGGATACGACGCCGTTCGCGCGTTCGTCGGCCCCCGCATCGCCCACGCCCGCATCGACCCCGACCCGCCCGCCGACGCCGCGCTCGTCGATTCCCGTGACCTCCCCGGCGGCGCGACCGCCCGCAGATACGACACCCCGGACGGCCGAACCTACCACGTCGAACCGCCCGAGTCCGGGTTCGGCGAGGACGCCTACCGTGCGCTCGACCGGGCGCACGAACTTCTCGCGGACGGCGTCGTGACGGGCGACCGCGCCGCCACCCGGGCCGCCGACCGCGCGACCGGCCCCGCCGCCGAACCCGCCCGGCACGTCGCCGCCGTCCTGGAGAAGCACACGCGGGGCTACGGCGTGCTCGACGACCTGTTCGCGGACGACCGCGTCACCGACGTGTACGCGTCCGCGCCCGCCGCCGCCACCCGCCTCCGCGTCGTCCTCGACGGCGACCTTCTCCCGACGAACGTCCGTCTCACCTCGCGCGGAGTGGACGCCCTCGCGTCCCGCGTCCGCGCCGCGAGCGGCCGGCCGTTCTCGCCCGCGAACCCCACGTTGGACGCCGTGCTCTCCGACGTGGGCGCGGCCGACCGCGTGCGGGTCGCCGCCGTGTCCGAACCGGTCGCGGACGGCGTCGGGTTCGCCTTCCGCGCGCACGGCGACCGCCGGTTCACGCTCCCGCGACTGGTCGAGACGGGGACGCTCACGCCGGACGCCGCGGCGGTCCTCTCAGTCGCGGTCGAACGCGGCGCGGCCGTGCTCGTCGCGGGCGCTCGCGCCGCCGGAAAGACGACGTTCCTCGGCGCGCTCCTCTGGGAACTCCCCGCCGACGCTCGCACGGTCGTCATCGAGGACGCGCCAGAACTCCCGGTTCCCGGCCTCCAGTCGGCGGGCCGGGACGTGCAGGCGCTCCGCGCGACCGCCGACGGCGACGGCGCGGCCGTCTCGACCGCGGACGCCCTCCGAACCGCGCTCCGGCTCGGGGAGGGCGCGCTCGCCGTCGGCGAGGTTCGTGGCGCGGAGGCTGGCGTGCTGTACGAGGCGATGCGAACCGGCGCGGGCGCGAGCGCCGTTCTCGGAACCATCCACGGCGACGGCGGCGATTCGGTTCGCGAGCGCGTCGTCTCCGACCTCGGCGTTCCCCTGAACTCGTTCGCCGCGACCGACCTCGTCGTCACCCTCGCCGACACCGCCGCCGGCAAACAGATCGTCGCCGTCGAGGAGTTCGACGACGGATTTCACGCGCTGTTCGAGCGCACGCCGGACGGTCTCGTCTCCACGGGCCGCACCGACCGCGGCGAGTCGTCGCTCGTCGCGTCGCTCGCCGCCCACGACGAGACGTACGCGGACGTGCGCGCCGATATTGATGCCCGAACCGCGCGCTTCCGATGA
- a CDS encoding DUF7310 family coiled-coil domain-containing protein, with amino-acid sequence MPDTTSLADRVRAVERALTDADELPALDTATPERLDAIEARLDRVESALADLDADLQAVRGRVSERDRTPPDTDASFSNAPAGDDARPARAADFPHPVPDIEPREDDSGEPPSLRERVRGFL; translated from the coding sequence ATGCCGGATACGACCTCGCTCGCCGACCGCGTTCGCGCGGTCGAACGCGCGCTCACCGACGCCGACGAACTCCCCGCCCTCGACACCGCGACCCCCGAGCGACTCGACGCCATCGAGGCCCGCCTCGACCGCGTCGAGTCCGCGCTCGCCGACCTCGACGCCGACCTCCAGGCCGTCCGCGGGCGCGTCAGCGAGCGCGACCGAACGCCGCCGGACACCGACGCCTCGTTCTCGAACGCACCCGCGGGCGACGACGCGCGACCCGCTCGGGCGGCCGACTTCCCGCATCCCGTGCCCGACATCGAACCGCGCGAGGACGACTCGGGAGAGCCGCCGTCGCTCCGCGAGCGCGTTCGCGGGTTCCTGTGA
- a CDS encoding tubulin/FtsZ family protein codes for MKAALVGVGQAGGKLTQALVRNDRENGYGAVQGALAVNTARQDLTPLDIPTLLIGQDVVSGDGVGGENELGAELMQEDTPEVVNALDGTITSRTEAVFVVAGLGGGTGSGGAPVLVRELKRVYDIPVYCLGVLPGRNEGALYQANAGRSLKTVVREADNTLLVDNDAWHASGESVTDAYAAINQTVAHRIGLLLAAGEATNGVAESVVDSSEIINTLRNGSMAAIGYASADASPDPEENINVVTSTARKSLLTGMSVPETTESDAALVVVAGHPDRIPRKGVERARRWIEDETGSTQVRGGDYPLDSDQLAVLVLLSGITRSDRIESFLDRAREAAKTDPEPDPTEAFQNDELDGLF; via the coding sequence ATGAAGGCCGCCCTCGTCGGCGTCGGCCAAGCCGGCGGTAAACTCACCCAAGCCCTCGTCCGAAACGACCGCGAGAACGGCTACGGAGCCGTGCAGGGAGCGCTCGCCGTCAACACCGCACGCCAGGACCTCACCCCGCTCGACATCCCCACCCTCCTCATCGGTCAGGACGTCGTCAGCGGCGACGGCGTCGGCGGCGAGAACGAACTCGGCGCGGAACTCATGCAGGAGGACACGCCCGAAGTCGTCAACGCCCTCGACGGCACCATCACCAGCCGCACCGAAGCCGTGTTCGTCGTCGCCGGCCTCGGCGGCGGCACCGGCAGCGGTGGCGCGCCCGTCCTCGTCCGCGAACTCAAACGCGTCTACGACATCCCCGTCTACTGCCTCGGCGTCCTCCCCGGCCGTAACGAAGGCGCGCTCTACCAGGCGAACGCCGGCCGCAGCCTCAAAACCGTCGTCCGGGAAGCCGACAACACCCTCCTCGTCGACAACGACGCCTGGCACGCGAGCGGCGAATCCGTCACCGACGCCTACGCCGCCATCAACCAGACCGTCGCCCACCGAATCGGCCTCCTGCTCGCCGCCGGCGAAGCCACGAACGGCGTCGCCGAATCCGTCGTCGACTCCTCCGAAATCATCAACACCCTCCGAAACGGCAGCATGGCCGCCATCGGCTACGCCAGCGCCGACGCCAGCCCCGACCCCGAGGAGAACATCAACGTCGTCACCAGCACCGCGCGAAAATCCCTCCTCACCGGCATGAGCGTCCCCGAAACCACCGAATCCGACGCCGCGCTCGTCGTCGTCGCCGGCCACCCCGACCGCATCCCCCGCAAAGGCGTCGAACGCGCCCGCCGCTGGATAGAAGACGAAACCGGCAGCACCCAGGTTCGCGGCGGCGACTACCCCCTCGACAGCGACCAACTCGCCGTCCTCGTCCTCCTCTCCGGCATCACCCGCTCCGACCGCATCGAATCCTTCCTCGACCGCGCCCGCGAAGCCGCCAAAACCGACCCCGAACCCGATCCCACGGAAGCCTTCCAGAACGACGAACTCGACGGGCTTTTCTAA